A window from Equus caballus isolate H_3958 breed thoroughbred chromosome 8, TB-T2T, whole genome shotgun sequence encodes these proteins:
- the MRO gene encoding protein maestro, with amino-acid sequence MDQAQRRILGQSLSIPTAQPKRKRTSVMSLFSKVSWKLRFQKREPLKNVFFILAEKAYDPSAKKRHMAIRGLGTMACETPDKVRKYKKIVLDLLVHGLYDPVSFEVIHESMKTLTIILGKIQGKGLGSFFVDITLQTRTLLDDDNDNLRYSAFVLFGQLAAFAGRKWKKFFASQVKQTQDSLLVHLQDRNPQVARACKTAFRACSPFLRQRKEYSFQNEEDQRNSKLCRQLSHYHPELLQFLYANKIL; translated from the exons ATGGATCAAGCACAGAGGAGAATCCTGGGCCAGTCCCTTTCCATCCCCACCGCCCAGCCCAAGAGGAAAAGGACATCAGTGATGTCTTTATTTTCCAAG GTGTCTTGGAAATTGAGGTTCCAGAAGCGGGAGCCTCTGAAGAATGTGTTTTTCATCTTGGCAGAAAAAGCCTATGACCCCAGTGCTAAAAAGCGTCACATGGCAATCAGAGGCCTGGGGACCATGGCCTGTGAGACCCCGGACAAG GTGAGAAAGTATAAGAAAATTGTCCTAGACCTGCTGGTGCATGGATTGTATGACCCTGTGAGTTTTGAAGTCATCCATGAGAGTATGAAGACTCTGACCATCATCCTGGGCAAGATCCAGGGGAAAGGTTTGGGCTCCTTCTTCGTAGACATCACTCTTCAGACCAGGACTTTGTTAGATGAC GACAATGACAATCTCAGATACTCGGCCTTTGTCTTGTTTGGGCAATTGGCTGCCTTCGCTGGGCGGAAATGGAAGAAATTTTTCGCCAGCCAGGTCAAGCAGACGCAAGATTCCCTCCTGGTCCATTTGCAGGATAGGAATCCCCAGGTTGCCAGG GCTTGCAAAACAGCTTTTCGAGCCTGTTCTCCATTCCTGAGACAAAGGAAGGAATACAGCTTCCAGAATGAAGAAGATCAAAGGAACTCTAAACTCTGCCGGCAGTTG AGCCACTATCATCCAGAGCTCCTGCAGTTCTTGTATGCAAATAAAATTCTGTAA